Below is a window of Verrucomicrobiota bacterium DNA.
CGTGATCGTAGTCGATGATGGTTCTACAGACAGCAGCTTCGATGGATTGAAAGGGTGCCAGGAGTCTAATCAAGGACTGATTATCCTCAGGCACGGCAGCAATCTCGGCAAGGGTGCTGCAGTCATCACAGGTATGTACCATGCTCAAGAGCGAAGATTCACACATGCAGCAGTCTTTGATGCTGATGGCCAGCATGCTGCATCGGATCTTCGACGCTTTATGGATCAATCTCGCCTGCATCCTGAGGCTATGATTCTAGGAGTTCCGATCTTTTCTGCGGAGGCGCCTGCCCTTCGGGTCAATGGACGATTAGTGGGTAACTGGTGGACGAACCTCGAGACACTTTGGGGAGGCGTACGAGATTCCTTGTATGGCTTTCGTGTCTACCCGATCGAACCATCCTTACAAGTTATGCGCAGCATTAAGGGAGGAAGACGTTTTGACTTTGATACCCAGCTTGCCGTCAGGCTCTATTGGATGGGCATTCCGCCGCTAAATCTTGATACGCCAGTCACCTACAAGAAGAAGACACAAGGAGGTGTGACGCACTTCAAGTACGTAAGGGACAACCTGCTACTCGTTTACGTACATACTCAGCTTGCTCTTATCGCCTTTACCATGATCCCAAGGCTGCTTCGATTGCGATACCGGAGGGCTCTCAAATCCCAGTGAATTATCTCACTCCAAAACAGAGACGTGGAATTGGCTACGTCTCAGCAGGAGCTTTAGGATTTGGGGCGATTAAGACAGGTCTGGCTGGAGCTGCCGCGACAAGCAGCATTCTCGCGGTTGGTAGCGGAGCCGTCTTGCTGATCCCTTCCCTTCTTCGAAATTGTTCTTTGTACGGACAGGTGGTTACTCGATTTGCTCCCGAAGATCGGCAGGTCTGGCTGACCATCGATGATGGACCTACGCCAGAAAATACACTCGAAATGCTCGATGTACTCTCCCGGCATGATGCCTTGGCGACTTTTTTCTGTATCGGTCAGCAAATAGCGAAACACCCCGAACTTGCCATCGCCATCCATTCATCCGGCCACTCTCTTCAAAATCACACATACAGCCATTCAGCAGGCACTTTTTGGGCTACCACCAGAAGCAGGGCTTCATCGGAGATCAGTGAATGTAGCCGTCTGATCCAAAATGCCTCGGGGCTATCCCCTATCCAGTTTCGAGCACCTGCTGGACTTGCAAATCCCTTACTTCATCGTGCCGTTGAAGACGCCGGCTTAAGCTTTGTCGGTTGGTCCGCTTCAGGATTTGATGGTGTTCCACGGGACCCCAAGGCAGTAATTCA
It encodes the following:
- a CDS encoding glycosyltransferase family 2 protein — its product is MKTLEHSHCVIIPSFNSGDLLKKTVLEALQNWESVIVVDDGSTDSSFDGLKGCQESNQGLIILRHGSNLGKGAAVITGMYHAQERRFTHAAVFDADGQHAASDLRRFMDQSRLHPEAMILGVPIFSAEAPALRVNGRLVGNWWTNLETLWGGVRDSLYGFRVYPIEPSLQVMRSIKGGRRFDFDTQLAVRLYWMGIPPLNLDTPVTYKKKTQGGVTHFKYVRDNLLLVYVHTQLALIAFTMIPRLLRLRYRRALKSQ
- a CDS encoding polysaccharide deacetylase family protein translates to MNYLTPKQRRGIGYVSAGALGFGAIKTGLAGAAATSSILAVGSGAVLLIPSLLRNCSLYGQVVTRFAPEDRQVWLTIDDGPTPENTLEMLDVLSRHDALATFFCIGQQIAKHPELAIAIHSSGHSLQNHTYSHSAGTFWATTRSRASSEISECSRLIQNASGLSPIQFRAPAGLANPLLHRAVEDAGLSFVGWSASGFDGVPRDPKAVIQRIMHSVKPGAIILLHESSLKNMRPGTRARTLESLLKGLHEEGYTTTIPSLNLI